GTTTCTCGAGTCTGGCCTCGCTGACGCGCTGACGCCGCGGCTGTGGAAGGCCGCGGACGACGCGGAGGGAGTCGTCATCGACGGCCGAGAGGTCGCGGCGGTCGCGGGGCGCCCGGCGTTCTTCGTCGGGCTCAGAAAGCCACCGAAACCCGTCGCGCCGTTCGACCTGGAGACGGCGACGTGGCTGCCGACCTGCGTCTTCCTCGACCCGACGACGCTCCAGTGTCGGATCCACGACGACGACCGCTACCCCGCCGAGTGTGGCGAATACCCCGCCCACAACCTCGCGCTCGAACAGGAAACCGAGTGTGAGCGCGTCGAAGGTGCCTTCGGCGGCGAGCGGCTGCTGGACGACGATCCCGGTGAGACCGATGGCTTGCTCCTCGGGCAGCAGGCGATCGGCGGGAAGGTGTTCGTCCACCCCCGACCCGACGACCTCGAGGGCGTCGTCGAGCGCGCTGTGCGCGGCGAGCTGACGACCGAAGACCGCGCGGAGTTCGTCGCTGTCGCCGCCGCCTCGAGTCCCGGCACGCTCGCGATCTCCGAGCCACACTACGAGGACGCGAAAACACGGGCGCTCGAGGCCGACTCGTGGGCTGGCCGGGCGATCGACGAGTGGAACCGGCTCGAGGGGGAGAACCCGGACGCGACGCTGGCCGACCGCATCGAGGACGCACGGGGTGCGCCGGGGACGCCCGGCTGGGACGCCCTCGAGGGAGGATCGTCGGAGACGACACGTGGCCGAGACGGCTCGCTGTGACTGTCCCCGGAGCAACCGCAGGGCGGGTCGGGGCTGCTCGGTGGCTGGACTCCAGTCCGTAGACGCCGCTTGCGTGGTCGTCACGGCGTCGGAACGAAAAGGCGACTAACTCGATTTGATCTCCTCGAACTTGTCTAGGAGCGCTTCCGCGGAGTCGCCGGAGTCGTACTCGACTTTTCCGTGATAGATCGTCCGCTCGTCGTCGAAGTCGGTGTCGACCTTGGAGGCCTGCATCTCACGGCGCTCGTGCTCGTCTTCGTCATAGGCACCCATTGACATGGTAACTACACTCATTTGTTGGCAGTTCTCGGTTATTAATGTAACGGTCGTTCACGCTTCGTACACTTCTGGAGGCGGACGTGACCCACGCCGACCGGATCGGCGGCCGTTCGGCGGTCGGAAGACGTATGCCGCCGGCTCACCTACCAACCGCCGTGGCACGGCCGCTTCGCTTTCGATATTCGCCTCAGTCCTGGAGTGCAGACCGGGTTCGACAAGAGATCCTGCACCCGCTTCGGAGAAACATCGGCGCTCGAGCCGTCTCCCCCCGCTTCGACGTCAACGGCGGGTGGGAAACCCACCGCTTCGAGATGAAAAACGGCGACGTCGCGCTGTTCGCTCGTAGGGACGGCGAGGCCTACTGGATGGGGAACACCGAGACGCCGAGTTCACTCTGGCGGACTGATAAATACGGCTGGCGCGAGATTCCCTTCAAGGTGTCGCGATGGGCCCAGCGCGAACTCCTCGCGGACCTCCACGAGGAAGATCCGTGGCTCGCCGACTACCCCTACATCTCGTGGTACTTCCTCCCCGTCTTCATGTCCAAAGACGGTCGGGAGTCGACGCGGGCCTTTTTCCGCGAACACGCCGCCGGCTTCCCCGACGCCGGCCGCCGGGAGTCGATGCGCTTTTTCGAGGACTTCTTCCGGGCGGGGGTCCTCGACGAGTACCGGCACGTCATGTCGGGCAAGCTCGGCACGAGCAACCACGTCGATCGGGTACGCATGAGCGCCACGATGGGCGAGTTCATCGCCGCGAAACTGCTCGCCGACGCGGGCTACGACATCACCCCCGAGATCGAGGTGGCGACCGGTCACTCGCTCGATTACCGCGCGAGAGACGATTCGACGAACGTCTTAGTCGAGGTCACCCGTCCCCAGCCGCCGGCGAACCGCGCCGCCGCCGGCCCCGTCGCCGCCGTTCGCGACACCGCCGAGACCAAGACCAACGGCCAGCTCGCCGAACACGGCGGCGGCGCCGTCCTCTTCGTCGACTGCTCGAGCTTCCGCGACGACAGCTGGGCCGCCGTCAAAGGCGAACGACCCGAGGTTCGTCATCGCCCGGCCGTCGTCTACCGCGCCCGGCCGAACGGCCGCATCGAAGCCTACAGCAAGGGCTCGGTCCCGCTCAAGCTCGCCGACGCACTCCAGTTCGTCGACTGACCCGTTCGGACCAACACTCATCAGCCATCCCACCTCGAGCGGAGGCACCGCTCTTGCGTTCTGGTGACAGTGGGATCGAAAACAGCGTGTACTGGATCTCGAACTCGCGTCGGACGCGGTGGCGCCTAGTACTCCGTCAAGCGTCGACTGCAGGGTCGAACCGGCCTTCGGCGACGGATTCGACCCTGCAGATCTGGCTTGACAAAGCACTAGAACGACATCGGCTCGGGCGCGTGGGGGCTGCCGAGCGGGGTCGGGTCGCGGTCGCTGTAGCCGACGCGGCCGACGGCCTTGTCGCTCACCGCGGAGTAGACCGCGAAGCGAGCGTCCTCCGGCGACTCGAACGTTTCGGACTCGAGCCGGCCGAGTACCTCGGCGACCGTCTCGGAGCCGTTGGGGAGCTCGAGACAGTGCTCGCCGCACGTCTCGATCAGTTCCTCGGTGGTCGCGGGATACTCGTGGGCGTCGATGACCTCGCCGGTGCCATTGAGCAGCATTACGCCCGAACTTCTGTGAACGATAATTATAAACATTGTCCATAAACGTTCTCTAGGCCTCCGGAAGACCTTATCTTCCCTAGGTGGCCTAGAATGACCGCCGTGAACACGACCCTCGATGGGCATGAAGCGTGACGGAGAAACGGCTATAGGGCGTCCGTGATTCGAGTTGCGTATGCCGTACGCCGACCTCCACGTGCACACGACCCGCTCCGACGGGACGCTCGAGTTCGAGGCCGTTCCCGCCGCCGCCAGGCAGGCCGACGTCAGCGTCGTCGGGCTCACGGACCACGAGCGGCTGCAGCCTCTCGAGCGACCGGTCGTCGAACGTGATGGCGTGACGATCGTCCACGGGATCGAACTCCGCGTCGAGCCCGATGGGGGCGACCGAGTCGACCTGCTCGGCTACGGCGTCACGCCGACGACTGCCCTCGAGGAACTCGTCGAGGACATCCAGCGCAACCGTCTCGAGCGTGGACAGGCGATCGTCGACTGCGTGGAGGACCGACTCGGAATCGATCTCGCGATCGACGTCGAGGGCGGCTTCGGTCGTCCCCACGTCGCCCGCGCAATTGCTGACCATCCCGACGCCGACTACGACTACCAGGGCGCGTTCGACCACCTGATCGGTGCCGGGAAGCCGTGTTACGTCCCCCGATGGGTCCCGTCGTTCGACCGCGGTCGACGGACCCTGGAGGAGGCGTGTCCGATCGTCTCGCTCGCCCATCCGCTTCGCTACCGCGACCCGGCGAGTGCACTCGAGCTGGTCGCCGACCTCGACGCCGTGGAGCGACACTACCCCTACGGGCGCGCGGTCGACACCGAACCGGTCGAACGGGTCGTCGACCGCCACGACGTCCTCGTCACCGGCGGTAGCGACGCCCACGACGAGCGCCTCGGGCTCGCCGGCCTCTCGGCGGCGCAGTTCCGGGCGCTCGAGCTCCCGGCGCCGTGATGACGTCTACGTGAGCGCGGGTTCGCGAGCAGGGGTGAGAGGCGGGTAATGCGCCGGGGAGAGGCGGGTAATGCGCCGGGGAGAGGCGGGTAATGCGGAGGGTTCAAACCGAACGCCCCCGTACGTGTGGGCATGAAGTGTCATTACTGCGACCGCGAGGCCGCCTTCGCTGCCGAATCCGACGGAGTCAAGGTCGGTCTCTGCGAGGAACACTTCCGCGAGCGGTTGCAGGAACTCGCCGAGGCTGACGGGCTCGAAGCCCTGAAAGAGAAAGTCGACGTCGACCGCGCGGAGTAACAGACGGCGGTTGCCGAGAGTAACGACTGCTCAGGCGGTACGGCCGGCGTCGACGTCGATCGCGTCGACCGGACAGACGTCGACACAGAGCATACAATCGATGCACTGGGCCTCGTGGGTCGGCTCGGCCTTTCGCTCGCTCTCGGGGTGGTCCGGTGTGTCGACCCACGTGAAGACGTCGACCGGACAGTCCTCGAGGCAGGCCCCGTCCGCGATACAGAGGTCGTAGTCGACCGCGACGTGCGTGCCGCGGATTCCCAGCTGCTCGGGCTCGTCGACCGGTCCCCAGACGGCGACGCCGTTTTCTTCGCCCACTTTCTCTCGGTTTTCGTGGAATTGTGGATCTATGGCCATTGCTAACAGGCCAAACGCGTGACGCGTACATAAAAGTATGGACCCGCCGGCGCCGGTGTGCGATCTGATCGACCGATGGCGGGGCCGTGCCATCGGCCACTCAGCAGCGTCCCGTGCCTTCCTGCACGAACGCGTGCCACACCCGCGTCAGACGGTGAACACCGGCCGATCGGTGCTCCGGATCACCCGGTCGGCGACGCTGCCGAGGTGGGGCGTCTCCGCCTGGCCCTCGCCGTGTTTCCCCATCACGACGAGGTCGGCGTCGACGTCCTCGGCGAGTTCGACGATCCGCTCGTGGGGCGTGCCGCGCGAACAGTGACACTCGACGGTCAGGCCGCGCTCGCGGGCGCGCTCGGCCATCGACTCCAGTTCCGACGCCGCCTCGTCCTCGAGTTTTTCGAGGGCGACTTCGTAGCTCGTCAACGCCGTTGCCTCGCCGTAGCGCCCGCTGTCGACGATCCTGACGAGGTGGACGTCGGCGTCGTTGTCTGCGGCGATGGCGAGTGCGTGCTCGAGTCCCCGGTTCGCCGGCCGACTGCCGTCGGTCGGCACGACGATTGTGTCGTACGTTGGCATACTATCACTCGAGAGTGCCGCGCGGGGCAAAAGTGTACTGCTCGTCACAGTATTCGGTGGCCGTTCTGCTATAGTACTCGTTGAAACGATTTACACCCGGTCACAGCCGAACGGGCAGCCTCGGTCTCGTTGGCGAGGCTGCCCGCCAACGGTCGTGACCGGGTGTGCAATGACTTTCAACGGTTACTATATCGTACTCGTTTCAACGGGTACTATACCGGCCGACGGCAGGATCGTCCGTCCCCGGAGACCGTCCGGCTTCGACACACGATTTCAAGAACCCCCGTCGCGTCGGTTGGGATATGCCACGGGCGACTCGAGACGGCGTGTCGATCTACTACGAGCACGAGCAGGGAGCGGGCGAGCCCGTCGTGTTCGTCCAGGGGCTCGGTTACGGACGGTGGATGTGGCGCTGGCAACGCGAGGCTGTCGCCGGCGGGCACGAGGTGGTCGCACCGGACAACCGGGGAACCGGCCGATCCGACGACGGCCTCTCGAGGCTCGTGACGAAGCTCCCCGGGAAGCTCCGGACGCCGATCATCTACACACTCGCCGGCTACTCGGTCGAGGGGCTGGCCGCCGACCTCGAGGCCGTCCTCGACGACGCCGGCCTCTACGACGTTCACCTCGTCGGCGCGAGCTTAGGTGGAATGATCGCCCAGCAGTACGCCCTCGAGTACGGCCGGGCGAAGACGCTCACGCTGCTGTCTACGACCCACGGTGGCGAGGACGCGGTGGCGATGCCCGAGGAGACCCGGGAGGTGATCTTCGACGCTCCGAAGGGGGCCAGCGAGCGCGAGACGATCCGTCACCGAATGCGCCCCGCGTTCAGCGACCGCTTTACCAACCGCAACCCGCACCTGATCGATCGCATCCTCGAGTGGCGACTCGAGCAGGACGCCGCCGAACCGGCACGGGTGGCGCAGGCGGCTGCCGGAGCGAACTTCGACGTGCGCGATCGCGTCTGGGAACTCCGCACGCCGACGCTGCTCCTCCACGGAACCGACGACCGCGTGGTGCCGGTCGAGAACGCGCGCCTGCTCCACGAGAAGCTCCCGAACAGCCGTCTCGAGACGATCGAGGGTGGCTCACACCTCTGTTTCATCGAGGAGCCCGATCGGGTGAACGAGACGCTGCTCGCGTTTCTCGACGAACACGAACGATCGACGGCTCGCTCGCGGTCGCCGTAGCTCGCGGCTCACTCGAGTCGAACGACGCCGTCGCCGCGAACCTGGACGTCGAACCCGGCGTAGGAGAACCGAATGCGGTGCTCGCCGGGGGCGCCGGTGCGCTGGGCGTGGGCGACCAGCGAGTCGAGTGCGTCGGGTTCGATCGCGTCGAAAAGCGGCTCGAGCGCCGTCGGTGAGACGCCCGAAACCGCCGCGACGGCGGTGACGACGGCCTCGCTCGGCCGCTCGGCCGGATCGAACCGCCGTTCGTGCGCTGGCGCGGGCTCCGGTGTGTCGTCGATGGGGTCGGCCATTGTCGTTCCGTGAACGGGATGCGAGGTAGAATCGATCCTTACTATGTGGCTCTTTTATCCGTCCGGACGAGTTGACGGTCAGCCGGCCCGGAACGGATGAACTACCCCTGCAGACGGCCGTCAGTCACTCTGGATGCGCGGGGCGAGCATGTACGTGACCTGCCCCTGTCCCTCGGCGAACGCGAAGTGGAGCTTGATCGGGAACTCCTCGCCGAGCTCGAGGGTGACCTCGGTGTCGCCGGGGATCGCCTTGTTCATGTCCTTTAAGTAGTCGAGGCTGAACAGCGAGTGGGCGGGGCCGACCTGGAGGTCGATCAGGTCCGCGTCGGTGAGCTCTAAGTGGACGTCGTCGGTGTCGCCTTCCGCGTCGACGTAGAAGTACTCCGCCCCGTCGTCGACGCCGAGGGCGATGTGGTCTGAGACCATGTCCGCCGCCTTCACCGATCGGTTGACGTCCTTGCCCTCTAAGACCACCTGGGCGGGCAGGTCGAGGTCCGGGATGTCGGGTTCCTGTCGAATCGAGTCGGGGTCGATGAGCGCGAGCGTGTACTCCAGCCCGTCGATCTGGATGTGCAGCTTGCGGGTCTCCTCGTCGAGTTCGAGCTGGACGAGCTGGCCGGATTCCGCCATGCCGGCGATGTCCTCGAGCCGCGAGAGGTCGACGCCGATCAGCCCGCCGTCGGCCTCGTAGGACTCGAACGCGGTCGCGTCGAGCGAGAGGTCGACCATCCCGACGTTGGCGGGATCGACGGCCCGGATCGCGAGGCCCTCCTCCTCGAGGTGGATCTTGCACTCGTCGACCAGCACACTCACCGAGTCGAGCGCGCTGGAGAGCGTTTCCGCGCTCACGATGGCCTTGAACATATGACTCGGGATACGAACGGTCGGCATAAAAAGCCACCCGTTACGCGCGCGGGATGACCGACGTCACATTGGCTCAGCGACCGGGTCCAGCGATCGCAGCCGCTCCCGCAGCGGGCGTCCGGGGAACGGTCTCGAGCCCCGCCGCCACGGGCCCAGCGACGCTCTGCGTCGAGACCGACGGCTCGAGCGACCCGTCGACCTCGACGCCGTGGATTCCCTCGTGTGCCTCCACGTCCGGGCCGCCGACGATCGTGACCACGTCGCCCTCCAGAGCGACGTAGTAGGCGCCGGCGAAGTCGCCGTCGGGAATCCGGTAGAGGCCGTCCTCGAGTTCCGTCGCGCCGTTTTGCTCGAGGAGGTTGCCGTAGGCCGCCGCGAACCGTTCGGCGTCCTCGTCGGTCTCCCAGGCGAGCGTCCAGACGTGGCCCGTCTCACCGTCCTCGTGCTCGTAGGCGACGAACGTGTCGCCAGCCCAGCCGTCGGTGATCGGGTGGGAGTAGTTGTACGGCGAGTACTCGCCGGCGCCCTCGGTCAGCGGTCGGTCGATGACGCCGTTGGCCCACAGGGTCGCAAAGAGCGTCGCCTCGCCGACGGTTTCGGTCCGGACCACGGCCTCGCTCTCGTTCTCGTCCCCGTCCTCGACGATGGGCGCCCAGCCGCCCGACGATCGGTCCTCGACCGTCACCTCGAGGGGTCGGTCGTCCGGGTACCGTTCGGGGTGGATCACCTGCGAGGTGCTCGCCGGTCGCTCGTCGTAGGCGGCGTCGACCGCTTCCCAGCCGCCGGTCTCGTGGAGGTGGGCGACGAACGTCGGCCCCTCGCTGTAGGGGGCGAAGATCGAGAGGAAGAGACCGACGTTGAACCCCCGGTCGGTGGGCTCGGCGACGGTCCGGGAGGGCGTCTCGAGACACTCCCACTCTTCCCCACAGCGCTCGTCGTAGCGCTCCGGGAGGTACTCGGCCTCGCCCTCGATCAACCCGAGCTCGGCTCGCCGCTCGTCGAGGGTCTCGCCCTCTCGGCCGAGTCCGAAGTGCTGGTCCTGCAGGGCGTGGACGAGTTCGTGGACCAGCACCCGTCGATCGACCGTGATGGCGTCGGGATCGTCGGCGACGAGCACGATCTCCCCGTTCGAATAGTAGCCGGCGACGGCCGCACCGTACAGTTCGTCGTACGCCTCGTTGACGTCCGTCTCGCCGTCGACGACGAACGTGGCCCGCCAGAGCTCGTTCGTGAACGCCGACGCCGGCTCGTCCGCCCATCCGGTCTCCTCGCGGTACTCCTCGCGACTCACGATCTCGACCTCGACGTCCTCCTCGAACTCGAGGCCGCGGAGCACCTCGAGTCGAGCCATCGCCCGGTAGGTGACGGCCTCGAGTTCGGCCTGGCTCAGCGCTTCGGTCCCGTCGACGCCGAGGACGTCGTCGTGGGCGTAGCCGGCGATGGTGCCGAGTGAACCGTCGGCCTCGACGGGATCGACGGGGCCCGAAACCGGCGCCGCACAGCCGCTCAGCACGACGAGCGCGACGACAGCGATGAGTGTGTATCTTCGCATTGGTGGATGGTGGGGCATGTCTGATGGCGCCCGCCCCAGCGGTTAGCGACGGCGGATCGCCATCGCGATGAGGAGGGCGACGACCGTAGCGGTAACGCCGAAGCCACGCACCTCGTCGTCGGCGTCGCCGGGTTCGATTGCGTGGATTTCGAAGTCGAGTCTGTCCTCGCCGTCGGGGGCGGCCCCTTCGTAAATCTTCGGCAGGGCGTCGACCGACGGTCCACGGACGATCGTCACCGTCTCGCCGTCGATGTCGACGTAGTACGCCCCGGGGAAGCCGGTCTCGATGACGAACGTATCCTGACGGTCGTCGACGTCGACGGCGCCGTTGATGGCGAGCAACTCGAGGTAGCCGTCGGCGAACGCTTCGGCGTCGGTCACGGAGGTCCACGTCGTCTGCCAGACGTATCCGCTCTCGTCGATCGTCTCCGCGTCGGTGGCGTAGGCGACGAACGTATCGCCCGCCCAGCCGTTCGTGTACGGCTGGTCGTACTCGATCGAATCGATGTATCCCTGCTCGTCGGTGGCGACGAACTCCCCGAGCGTGACGACGGACGCGTCCGCGGAGCGATCGAGAGCGCCGTGGGAGAGCATCGACACCATCGCCGCCTCGCCGAACGACTCGTACGCCGTCTCGTTCTCGAGTTCGAGACGATTCCAGTCGTCGCTCGAGGTGTCCTCGAACTCGATCGGCGCCGGTTCGCGCTCCTCGCCGGGACGGATGACTTCCGAACTGCTCGCCGGCGGTTCGTCGTAGGCGGCGTTGACGGCGTCCCAGCCGCCCTCCTCGAGGAGGTACTCGATGTAGGCGGGGCCGTCGCTGTAGGGCTGGTAGAGGGTGAA
This portion of the Natronobeatus ordinarius genome encodes:
- a CDS encoding YkgJ family cysteine cluster protein — translated: MEVDCAGCAGCCIDWRPLLDVAGRAQVEHERHGPREPLDETYNLVPLERDEVRSFLESGLADALTPRLWKAADDAEGVVIDGREVAAVAGRPAFFVGLRKPPKPVAPFDLETATWLPTCVFLDPTTLQCRIHDDDRYPAECGEYPAHNLALEQETECERVEGAFGGERLLDDDPGETDGLLLGQQAIGGKVFVHPRPDDLEGVVERAVRGELTTEDRAEFVAVAAASSPGTLAISEPHYEDAKTRALEADSWAGRAIDEWNRLEGENPDATLADRIEDARGAPGTPGWDALEGGSSETTRGRDGSL
- a CDS encoding DUF5786 family protein encodes the protein MSMGAYDEDEHERREMQASKVDTDFDDERTIYHGKVEYDSGDSAEALLDKFEEIKSS
- a CDS encoding DUF5784 family protein, which encodes MARPLRFRYSPQSWSADRVRQEILHPLRRNIGARAVSPRFDVNGGWETHRFEMKNGDVALFARRDGEAYWMGNTETPSSLWRTDKYGWREIPFKVSRWAQRELLADLHEEDPWLADYPYISWYFLPVFMSKDGRESTRAFFREHAAGFPDAGRRESMRFFEDFFRAGVLDEYRHVMSGKLGTSNHVDRVRMSATMGEFIAAKLLADAGYDITPEIEVATGHSLDYRARDDSTNVLVEVTRPQPPANRAAAGPVAAVRDTAETKTNGQLAEHGGGAVLFVDCSSFRDDSWAAVKGERPEVRHRPAVVYRARPNGRIEAYSKGSVPLKLADALQFVD
- a CDS encoding DUF2795 domain-containing protein codes for the protein MLLNGTGEVIDAHEYPATTEELIETCGEHCLELPNGSETVAEVLGRLESETFESPEDARFAVYSAVSDKAVGRVGYSDRDPTPLGSPHAPEPMSF
- a CDS encoding PHP domain-containing protein, with translation MPYADLHVHTTRSDGTLEFEAVPAAARQADVSVVGLTDHERLQPLERPVVERDGVTIVHGIELRVEPDGGDRVDLLGYGVTPTTALEELVEDIQRNRLERGQAIVDCVEDRLGIDLAIDVEGGFGRPHVARAIADHPDADYDYQGAFDHLIGAGKPCYVPRWVPSFDRGRRTLEEACPIVSLAHPLRYRDPASALELVADLDAVERHYPYGRAVDTEPVERVVDRHDVLVTGGSDAHDERLGLAGLSAAQFRALELPAP
- a CDS encoding DUF6757 family protein — protein: MKCHYCDREAAFAAESDGVKVGLCEEHFRERLQELAEADGLEALKEKVDVDRAE
- a CDS encoding 4Fe-4S dicluster domain-containing protein, with translation MAIDPQFHENREKVGEENGVAVWGPVDEPEQLGIRGTHVAVDYDLCIADGACLEDCPVDVFTWVDTPDHPESERKAEPTHEAQCIDCMLCVDVCPVDAIDVDAGRTA
- a CDS encoding universal stress protein, with protein sequence MPTYDTIVVPTDGSRPANRGLEHALAIAADNDADVHLVRIVDSGRYGEATALTSYEVALEKLEDEAASELESMAERARERGLTVECHCSRGTPHERIVELAEDVDADLVVMGKHGEGQAETPHLGSVADRVIRSTDRPVFTV
- a CDS encoding alpha/beta fold hydrolase gives rise to the protein MPRATRDGVSIYYEHEQGAGEPVVFVQGLGYGRWMWRWQREAVAGGHEVVAPDNRGTGRSDDGLSRLVTKLPGKLRTPIIYTLAGYSVEGLAADLEAVLDDAGLYDVHLVGASLGGMIAQQYALEYGRAKTLTLLSTTHGGEDAVAMPEETREVIFDAPKGASERETIRHRMRPAFSDRFTNRNPHLIDRILEWRLEQDAAEPARVAQAAAGANFDVRDRVWELRTPTLLLHGTDDRVVPVENARLLHEKLPNSRLETIEGGSHLCFIEEPDRVNETLLAFLDEHERSTARSRSP
- a CDS encoding HalOD1 output domain-containing protein — its product is MADPIDDTPEPAPAHERRFDPAERPSEAVVTAVAAVSGVSPTALEPLFDAIEPDALDSLVAHAQRTGAPGEHRIRFSYAGFDVQVRGDGVVRLE
- a CDS encoding DNA polymerase sliding clamp, whose amino-acid sequence is MFKAIVSAETLSSALDSVSVLVDECKIHLEEEGLAIRAVDPANVGMVDLSLDATAFESYEADGGLIGVDLSRLEDIAGMAESGQLVQLELDEETRKLHIQIDGLEYTLALIDPDSIRQEPDIPDLDLPAQVVLEGKDVNRSVKAADMVSDHIALGVDDGAEYFYVDAEGDTDDVHLELTDADLIDLQVGPAHSLFSLDYLKDMNKAIPGDTEVTLELGEEFPIKLHFAFAEGQGQVTYMLAPRIQSD
- a CDS encoding Hvo_1808 family surface protein, with the protein product MRRYTLIAVVALVVLSGCAAPVSGPVDPVEADGSLGTIAGYAHDDVLGVDGTEALSQAELEAVTYRAMARLEVLRGLEFEEDVEVEIVSREEYREETGWADEPASAFTNELWRATFVVDGETDVNEAYDELYGAAVAGYYSNGEIVLVADDPDAITVDRRVLVHELVHALQDQHFGLGREGETLDERRAELGLIEGEAEYLPERYDERCGEEWECLETPSRTVAEPTDRGFNVGLFLSIFAPYSEGPTFVAHLHETGGWEAVDAAYDERPASTSQVIHPERYPDDRPLEVTVEDRSSGGWAPIVEDGDENESEAVVRTETVGEATLFATLWANGVIDRPLTEGAGEYSPYNYSHPITDGWAGDTFVAYEHEDGETGHVWTLAWETDEDAERFAAAYGNLLEQNGATELEDGLYRIPDGDFAGAYYVALEGDVVTIVGGPDVEAHEGIHGVEVDGSLEPSVSTQSVAGPVAAGLETVPRTPAAGAAAIAGPGR